The window CTCAGGTTAGCCTGTTTCATTTTTCTGCTGCATATTTCATACAGGCGTTTTTTTCTTGTCCCAGAGGGGAAAATAACGTTTTTTGTTCCGTGGTAACTCTTCGGTATGTATCTTGCTTAACAGAAAGAATTAACGAGGCAAATTAGTTCCATTCTCTTTTCATGGCATTAAACCGGGCAGCTTCCCGTCTCTGCGGCTTGTTTCGTCTTTCCTGAGTCGCTGGCAGTTTATCATTATTGTGCAGAGTTAAAACAACGGAGGAAAAGTATGAAACGCATCGTTATGGCAGTATCCCTTCTTTTGGGTTGTCTGTCTCTCAGTAGCGCATGGGCGGCAGTTGATCTGACGCTGTTTGAGCAGGATTTTCTCAGAGTATCTCATTACCTGAAAGATGAAACCCATTAGGAGAAGAAATGAGTAAGAACTACCTATTATTATGTGTTGGATTTTATGCCGCGTTATTCATTCTGTTCACTAATCATGACGTTTTCGCAGTTGCAGATGGGGAAGCAACATTTGATTATCCACAAATTGGTGCGTTGCTTAAATTTGATGCAGACAGAAGGTTAAATGTAGTTTGCTCTGGAACGTTAATTGGGGCAAAAAGTTTTTTGACGGCAGCACATTGTGTATGCGGTGGGATGAACCCTGGTGTGGTTGGAAGCTGTGATTCAAACGAAAAACAGGAGGGGTGTACTGAATGTAATCCAGTCACCGATGATTATAGAGCTTTTTTTCAAGGTATAGGTATTAAAGCAATAGAGGATATAAATATCGCACCGAATTACGGTAAAAAAATGATTGGAGATATTGCAGCAGATAGCGATTATGCTACTATTTTACTTAAAGAAGATGTGGCATGGATAAAACCAGCTGAATTAGCGAGTGAGAATTTTTATAATACCGTTAATGACGTTTCTATAGCTGGATTTGGTGCTATTAAAGAATTTGACGCTTATTCTTCTACTATTAATGGAAGCTACGGAATTAAAAGATACGGAAAAAGTTCAATATCGGAGTGTATAATTAATGAAGATGAAGAAACACATTACGAAGAAGCTATTTGCATAAAAAAGAATGAAGAAGATTCAGGAGTATGCAGCATAGATTCTGGAGGTCCTGTTTTTTTAAAAAAAGGAAATGGTAATATTGAAATTATTGGTATTGAGCATGGCCCTGTTACTAAAGAGTGTGACGAATATGGAGCTATTAACATCTCTAGTTCTGTATACTATTACAAATCAAAAATAGACAGAGGTTCTATAAGTTATAACGAAAAATTTTCCCTTGTTCCTGTGAGGCAATGTTCAGGTTATATTGATAACTGCCAAAAAAAAGAATTCCGTATCGCTTATGAAACAAGTAAAATATTTGTTACTGTCAACGGAACTGATGATACCATAGATTCAGATTGGAGAAATAATTATGAAATTTTGCTTGATTATAAAAATGGCTCCAGTATTAAGACGATAGACTGTGAAAATCAACACATTGGTACATTTAAATCATGCGTTGTTGAAAATCCCCAGCAAGGAGATTGGACTACAAAGATAAGAAAAAGGAATGGCCCTGGAGGGGAAGTACAGCTAATGGTGACGGCATTAGTTGATAAATCGCTTGCTGATTCATTACGATCGGAATGTAATTTTTTAGATCTTCCTAAAACTTCCCCATATCGAAAAGCAATCAAAAAATTATGTGAACTTGGAGTATTGAATGGGGTACGTGATCTAATATTTGAACCGGACAAGTTTGTGAATCGTGCAGAATTTTCAAAAATGTCAATTCTTACAGCAGAACAAGCAGGTATACAGTTTCACGATCAAGAAATGAATACTTTTCCAGATGTCATTAAAGGAAGCTGGTACGAAGAATATGTCCAAAAGTTAGCAAACAAGCCTGTGATAATTAACAATGAGAAATATGGTCATGTAATAGAGGGACATCCCGATGGAGAGTTCAAACCGGATGATTTTATTTCTATGCCTGCAATGATTAAGATGGTTATGCAGATATTTTTTCCTGTTACCCCTAACTCCAGATCATGGAATCTCCCTTTCTACAGGTGGTACACCCCATTCCTAAAAGGGGCTCAAGAACTCCCCATAACACCTATCTTTGACAGAGGAGAATTTACTCCTGTTATGGCTAAAAAAAATAAATACCATCTTCACACAAAAGATGGTGATATAAGATTTGCTACTCGAAAAGAAGCGGCGAAAGCTTTATATGATGCCTATCAGCTTTATATTTCAAAAAAATAACAAGTTTCCCCTTCTCTCGCATAACCAAATGGTGTTGTTATGATTAGAATAAAAGCTCTATGCCTTACCATATTTTTTATATGCATCTCATTAACGGAATTATTTGCTGCAACAATTGGGCGTTACTATGAACAACAAATGCCCATTCTCGGCGTAAAGGCCCCGTCAGTACGCATTGAAAGCCTCAACAAAATCAACCCCGGCGAAACCGTTGACCTCACCGCCCTTGCCACAGTAGACACCAGACACAACGGCGAAGCTTTCTTTTACTGGTACGCAGACCAGGGCACCTTCACTCTCAATCCCAGCTACCCCGACTACAGCACGGTCACCTACACCGCCCCGAACACACCCGGCGATGTCACCATCACCGCTCAGGTCGGTGACACCCTGGGCTACGTGGGCACGGACAGGTTCACCATTACCGTAACCGGTGCCACCCCCGGAAGGGGCAATCCCCCGGTTCTTCAGCAATGCACCTACCGCGTCAGTCCGAAAGACTGGCAGGATGTGTATCACGCCACCTACCGCCTGACCGTGGAGGAAAACAGCGACGGTGTACCGGTGGGCCATCTCAGCATTCAGCCCACCACCGGCAATATGCGCTGGGAATCCACCGGTTCTGTCAGAACCTTTGTCGATGGGACAGCGGTGAATGTTTACGAGGACGCGAACCTAACAGATGTGATAGGCAAAACTGAATCATACCACAAAGGCTACGGCAATATTGATATCTACTTTAACGCCGGTTTCAGCGAGAACAAAACAATCATAATAAAACAGTTTGAGCAGCTCTACGGTAATTGGCAGGTGAGCTGGCAACTGAAAGCCTCCTGTCCCGGTCCCGGAAAACACAGCAACGGTACACCTGATTTGGTTGTGGATACCGCAGAAGCCGACCCCAGCACCCAACTGGAGCCGGGCGCAAGCACCTTTACCCGCGCCAGAGTGTCCAACATCGGCGACGGCCCGGCAGACGCATCCGCCTTGGCCTGTTACCTCTCGACCAACAGTAGCTGGGACAGTTCAGATACCTTGCTCTACCACAAACAGTTCAGCACCATCTATGACGGAAGCAACGCCTTTACTGAGCAGCGTGTGACCATTCCGGCGAGCCAGCCTTCCGGTGACTATTATCTGATATTCCGTGCAGACGATCAGGAAGCTGTTGCTGAAAGCAATGAAGGTAATAACGAAAAATCAATTCGTATTGAAGTGAGAACCGGTCCGGACCTGACCATCAGTAATGCCGCTATCTCCCCAAGCAATGTCAGCCAGGGTCAGGAAATCACCCTGACCTCCATAGTGGTCAACAGCGGCGACACCGGCACTTTGGCAAGCTCTCGTATTGGTTATTACCTTTCTGATGATGCAACGTGGGATAGTACTGACACCGTACTCGGGACCAGTTCTTTCGGTTCCCTGCTCCCCGGTCAATCCCAGACTTTTACCCGCACCTTCACTCTTCCGGCAGATATAAGAACCGGTCAGCACTATATAATTTTTTATGCTGATTACGCAAATAAGGTTACAGAGAGCAGGAAGGATAATAATCAGGCCGCAGTCAGTATGCCGATTGTATCTGCTGAGAATATAACGATACTCAGCCCCAATGCAACGACCTCCTGGTCATATAACAGACCGCATACGATTCAATGGCAAAGTAAGACCAATAGCGGCACGGTTAGGATTGATCTCTATAAAAAACTGAGCTTCAGCAGCACCATCGCTGCATCTGCCGCAAACACCGGAACCTTCACCTGGAACGTACCGGAGCTGCTGAAAGCAGATGATTACTGGATCAAGATCACCAGCAATACCTACAGCTCTGCTTATGCGGATAGCGAACACTTTACGATTACCAGACCCGCTACCTTAACCATAGTTTCACCGAACAACGGTGAGCTGTTCGGATTCGGAACCGTTCGTAATATCAACTGGGAAACCAGCTTCAGCCTCAGCGGCACCGTGAATATTGACCTGTATAAATCCGGTGCGCCGTATCGGGCCATTGCCCGGAATGTTCCCACGGTCTCCACGTCAACCAACAGCTACGCCTGGACTGTTCCTTCTGATCTTGCCGAAGGAACAGATTATCAAATCAAGATCACTCATACTTCAGATTCGGCAACCACTGATATGAGCGATGGCTTTTTCACCATTACTGATGCGAGCACAGAAGAGCCTTTGGCAAAGGATGATGCGACAGTGACAGATGCAGATGTCGCGGTGCTCATTGACGTGCTTACAAATGACAATCCGCCCCAGAGCGAGACGCTGGATGTTATCTCTGTCAGCAATCCGGCTCACGGGACTGCCCTGCTTAATGCGGATGACACCGTGACTTATACCCCGGAGTCCGGCTTCACCGGTTCCGATTTCTTCACCTACACCGTGAGCAGTCCGAGCAGGGGGAATGGTTCCGCAACAGTCTATATTACTGTAAACGGCGCGGTGAGCTGTGATCCTTGGGAACTGCCGCCGGATGTGCTGGACTTGGCACGGGATGATGCCGGAAATATCTTTGTGGTGGGTGCCTTTGAAAGCAGCATCACTTTAGGAACAGACACGCCTGTCACGCTGGTGGCACCTGCTGGTATGCCAGGGATGTATATTGCCAAATATACAGCTTCCGGTACCTTGCTTTGGGCACGAGAGGCTATAGGCGGAACCAGTGTTCTTCGTTGTAAGGTAGCGGTCGATACTACCGGAAACCTTTATCTCGCAGGGGATTACTATAGCACGCTGAAGTTCTACGATGGAAATGCCCTTGTTGCGACCCTAACGAGTGAACCTGGCAGTGCTTGTGAAATCTTTCTTGCCAAGTACAGCCCGACGGGCGAGTTAACATGGGCGCAAAGTGCCGGTGGACAAAGGGATGACCACGGTGAGTCCCTCACTGTGGACAGCGCATCCAATCATCTCTATATCGGCGGCAACTTTGACGGTGTGCTGAACCTAGGCGGCGGTGCATCTTCTACTACGTTGAACTCAGTAGATGATAATGCAGACCTGTTCCTTGCTCAATACACCTTGGACGGAATTTTGATGTGGGCCAAGCAGATTGATGGCGGTGCAGGCAGTGTCTTTGCTCTTGCGTCAAAGGGTACAGATGCGGTGCTG is drawn from Candidatus Electrothrix aestuarii and contains these coding sequences:
- a CDS encoding Ig-like domain-containing protein is translated as MPILGVKAPSVRIESLNKINPGETVDLTALATVDTRHNGEAFFYWYADQGTFTLNPSYPDYSTVTYTAPNTPGDVTITAQVGDTLGYVGTDRFTITVTGATPGRGNPPVLQQCTYRVSPKDWQDVYHATYRLTVEENSDGVPVGHLSIQPTTGNMRWESTGSVRTFVDGTAVNVYEDANLTDVIGKTESYHKGYGNIDIYFNAGFSENKTIIIKQFEQLYGNWQVSWQLKASCPGPGKHSNGTPDLVVDTAEADPSTQLEPGASTFTRARVSNIGDGPADASALACYLSTNSSWDSSDTLLYHKQFSTIYDGSNAFTEQRVTIPASQPSGDYYLIFRADDQEAVAESNEGNNEKSIRIEVRTGPDLTISNAAISPSNVSQGQEITLTSIVVNSGDTGTLASSRIGYYLSDDATWDSTDTVLGTSSFGSLLPGQSQTFTRTFTLPADIRTGQHYIIFYADYANKVTESRKDNNQAAVSMPIVSAENITILSPNATTSWSYNRPHTIQWQSKTNSGTVRIDLYKKLSFSSTIAASAANTGTFTWNVPELLKADDYWIKITSNTYSSAYADSEHFTITRPATLTIVSPNNGELFGFGTVRNINWETSFSLSGTVNIDLYKSGAPYRAIARNVPTVSTSTNSYAWTVPSDLAEGTDYQIKITHTSDSATTDMSDGFFTITDASTEEPLAKDDATVTDADVAVLIDVLTNDNPPQSETLDVISVSNPAHGTALLNADDTVTYTPESGFTGSDFFTYTVSSPSRGNGSATVYITVNGAVSCDPWELPPDVLDLARDDAGNIFVVGAFESSITLGTDTPVTLVAPAGMPGMYIAKYTASGTLLWAREAIGGTSVLRCKVAVDTTGNLYLAGDYYSTLKFYDGNALVATLTSEPGSACEIFLAKYSPTGELTWAQSAGGQRDDHGESLTVDSASNHLYIGGNFDGVLNLGGGASSTTLNSVDDNADLFLAQYTLDGILMWAKQIDGGAGSVFALASKGTDAVLATGYYEDSITLNGPPPVTLSGGGGERQVFVAEFSANDGQVRWAQKATGTSDCVSRAIATDNSGQVYIAGDFSQNCDFYDAETIFSTLTSFGRNDIFMIKYQSDGTLGWLRQGGGTSDDLAQDVTFDLDSNPIFIGTCAQFPAAFTTGGAGTIAASDTSCAGMYDSAGSFQGFIEPGTDLVLAEESTGRPAIIGWENKVMPCGSLLVNIPPAAANDTVSTLENQAVNIPVLDNDTDPEGNSLSVFEVTQGQYGSVAIASDGLSVTYTPDGGFIGTDSFDYTIDDGSGGTASATVTITVTSSSTELTVTDILPIDSSAVALNQVFTFTFNEPITAGSCYNSINLEDSSSASAAVNTTISGNILTVEPSAVLAAGTDYLLTVPSCALAGTIGGNTLSADFTHAFTTEGGSASVVFTDIAVGSDHAIALDSDGNVWAWGKNDYGQAGDSSLTDQLTPIQVQGLSSITEIAAGRYYNLALDSFGSIWAWGDNRDGQLGNGTKTSSAVPVPVSGLTNVIAIAAGSFHSIALKENGTVWTWGTNGSYQLGHGSGGSTDEVIPGQVANLFNVTDIAGGYNFTTVLKQNGTVWSWGRNDRGQLGTGDTVNRTVPTAALLTANVISIHGSLNSRAFAITSDNSIWGWGYNGGFGAVGNGNGWDQPVPVKILDNALDLSGGNEHTVALGGDGTLWVWGRNWEGEYGTGSTSYSTTPVAAADLADITAVAAGGNFTVVLKANGTIWCWGSNSNGKLGNNSTENALSPVQVMMQ
- a CDS encoding trypsin-like serine protease, translating into MSKNYLLLCVGFYAALFILFTNHDVFAVADGEATFDYPQIGALLKFDADRRLNVVCSGTLIGAKSFLTAAHCVCGGMNPGVVGSCDSNEKQEGCTECNPVTDDYRAFFQGIGIKAIEDINIAPNYGKKMIGDIAADSDYATILLKEDVAWIKPAELASENFYNTVNDVSIAGFGAIKEFDAYSSTINGSYGIKRYGKSSISECIINEDEETHYEEAICIKKNEEDSGVCSIDSGGPVFLKKGNGNIEIIGIEHGPVTKECDEYGAINISSSVYYYKSKIDRGSISYNEKFSLVPVRQCSGYIDNCQKKEFRIAYETSKIFVTVNGTDDTIDSDWRNNYEILLDYKNGSSIKTIDCENQHIGTFKSCVVENPQQGDWTTKIRKRNGPGGEVQLMVTALVDKSLADSLRSECNFLDLPKTSPYRKAIKKLCELGVLNGVRDLIFEPDKFVNRAEFSKMSILTAEQAGIQFHDQEMNTFPDVIKGSWYEEYVQKLANKPVIINNEKYGHVIEGHPDGEFKPDDFISMPAMIKMVMQIFFPVTPNSRSWNLPFYRWYTPFLKGAQELPITPIFDRGEFTPVMAKKNKYHLHTKDGDIRFATRKEAAKALYDAYQLYISKK